The genomic interval CCACAAAACGATGATGCTAAATGGCATGCATGTAGGACGCGTTATGAGTCTCTCCGCATGTTACGTGCCAGCAAGCAACTTTAATCCTTGAAACAAGTAGTGCTACTACACGTTTCACGGAGTTTCTGAAAACGTAGTGCCATTGAGCTGTAGTAGTAACCCGTGACTTAAATATGACATTCACTTTAAGCTTTTTTTTGGCGAATACTAAAGAGATTCATTAATGTTTGTCTCGTACTTCTACGGGAATTCTTGATCGGTGGGAATTGTCAGGTTCTTCTGGCTGACATTAACTTTATTTACTATTCCAATTTAGCCTCATCAGCAAAGGCATCTTGCATGCATAAATTTGCGACCCTTTATTACGTCTTAATAAGTTAACTTCAATTTTCTCCATCTCTTCTTTCCTCAGGAAGACACTTCCCAGGTTGACAAAGCCACTTATGTTTCGGTTATTAATGTCCTCCTTGACAGGgtaatacattttatttatctatttcaTTACCGTGCAAGATTTCTTCCTGATATAACATTAACAGAGGTGAACcaagatgaaaataaaatttaaatgttcTTCGGAGAATGCAGTTCAGATCTTATTTTCATCTTAATCACTCTGAGCTCTTGAATGCAGAGTTACAGGAAATCAGATTCTATTTTTTCTGGGGCTAAAATTTTCAACGGCTACGATTGCATGTGCACTGACCAATTTGCTCCCAGCTTTCACTTTTATCCTGGCAGTTATGTTCAGGTTGGTACCCAATATGTTTTATTCCACACTAGAATCATATGTTGACTTTGttgttttgttaatttttgtttttgttgttgttgcatGGAAAGACAAGAGAATCTAGGAATCAAGCAGAGGTCTGGCCTAGCAAAGTTATCTGGGACAATACTGTGTGTGAGTGGAGCATTGCTTTTGTCATTTTACCATGGAAAAGAGATTGGTTTAGGCCAATCTAGTATTCACTGGAGATATGCAGAGAAAATGGAAGGAACTGCCAGTTCTGGCTCAGGAAACATGTTTATAGGCCCTTTCCTCTTAATTGGTAGCACCCTTGTTTGGGCACTGTGGTTCGTGATTCAAGTAAGCATCAATTGTACAACTTAGATAACTCAATAACCACTGTATTATTTTGTACTCATTCTTTTCGTATTTCAGACAGACATAAGCAAGAAGTTCCCAGCTCCTTACACAAGCACAGGCTTAATGTGTTTCTTGGCAAGCTTTCAATGCATCATCATTGCATTGTGTTTCAACCACAGTGCATCGGCTTGGTCACTCCACGATGGCATTAAACTTTCTTCTGCTCTTTATGCGGTAGATACAAATAAATTCATAACCCAAAACCCTCTACATATGTACATTAGTAcactattttaaattagttaaccTTATAAAAGAATTATATAATGTTTGTTTTATGTTAATGTTGTTTGCAGGGAGTACTGTCCACTGGGTTAGGGTATTCCCTCATGTCGTGGGCCATTGAGAGAAAAGGTCCTCTTTATGTCTCTGTATTCACCCCTTTGCAGCTTGTCCTCACTGCCATTTTAAGCTGGGCTTTGCTTCGGGAGAAATTATACGTTGGAACGTAAGAAATTGCatgctcttttatttttcaCCAACTTATTCATAACTaaataaactatatatatatatataaatatatatatataacaagtTTTGGCTCACATCTTGATTTGGTTCAGTGCCATAGGGTCTCTCCTGATAGTGTTGGGGCTCTATTCTGTTCTTTGGGGGAAGAGTGAAGAGGTGAAAACGATTGATGATGCAGTTAAAGAAACAGTGAAGGATCCGAAGAATGACACAGAAATGCAATACTATGTGCCATCCAATGGTAATGGTGTCAATGCTTGAAGTTGGGAAGAGTGAAGGATTCAGAAGTTTCTGTTATTTgcttttattttacttttgttCCCTTAGTTCATTTCAAACCAATGTGTGTGTAATATTTCACCGTCTAGCCCAACCATTCTCTAGCTTGCAGTTAAGAACCTTTTGCAGTTTAAGActagttttttaatatatatttaattagctGGAATCAGTTGTCTCTTTAATAccaaagaaatattaaattatggtTTTACCCCGAATGTTCAGTCATGTcactttcaaattttcaatcATACAATTCGTTATAAGAATATAAAACTTGCAGAATCGaaagtaattattataacaAGACTTGAAGAATTATGCCATAGTTGTATTATATCTTTGCCAATTCGATTACTAGCAGCACAAATGGTGTATATAGAAGTTGATAGTGAATGGGTTATCTTGGGAAATTCCTCCTATGCCATAAGATATAGCTTACCTAAAGGTAAAATAAGAGATCATAATTGTTATATTGTGTATGTGATATGTGTTCACATTCCTTATTTTGTGAATTTTGAGTACTACAAATTTAGGTATATAATCTCATATGCTCTAGATCACTCTAAAAAGGTTTATATAGATTCTCTTCACATTTTCAAAAGGTGGCTCTGACACACGTAATGAAGTTGTTGTGGACctcatttaaattttctttgcaTGGTCCAATTAATATCCTCTTGATTTCTTCTTCAATCACAATGGTCATCCACATATCGAGAAACCATCTTGATTTGTTTGAttctcaaaatatttttttcattttgtattcaaataaaatttattttaaaagtggTCAATTCATCAAACACCTTAAGAACACATGCAAATTTTTGGCATAGAGTGGATGCTAGTCACCGCACCTAATGAGATAGATTCACACCACATCAATGATGAGAGAGTCATATAGGGTCTTCAGTATTATCTTGTCTTATATTAGCTTTTGTATAGTTTTAGATCTTTTAGAGTTGGAGTGCTCC from Phaseolus vulgaris cultivar G19833 chromosome 1, P. vulgaris v2.0, whole genome shotgun sequence carries:
- the LOC137814894 gene encoding WAT1-related protein At1g09380 → MASGLVPLILMIVVQLIYAGMNITSKLALEAGMNPLILVAYRQLFATLSIAPFAYWLEWKTLPRLTKPLMFRLLMSSLTGVTGNQILFFLGLKFSTATIACALTNLLPAFTFILAVMFRQENLGIKQRSGLAKLSGTILCVSGALLLSFYHGKEIGLGQSSIHWRYAEKMEGTASSGSGNMFIGPFLLIGSTLVWALWFVIQTDISKKFPAPYTSTGLMCFLASFQCIIIALCFNHSASAWSLHDGIKLSSALYAGVLSTGLGYSLMSWAIERKGPLYVSVFTPLQLVLTAILSWALLREKLYVGTAIGSLLIVLGLYSVLWGKSEEVKTIDDAVKETVKDPKNDTEMQYYVPSNGNGVNA